The following are encoded together in the Girardinichthys multiradiatus isolate DD_20200921_A chromosome X, DD_fGirMul_XY1, whole genome shotgun sequence genome:
- the LOC124862872 gene encoding myosin heavy chain, fast skeletal muscle-like, with protein sequence MSTDAEMEAYGPAAIYLRKPERERIEAQTAPFDAKTAYFVVDADEMYLKCKVTKREGGKATVEIDGGKTVTVKEDDLHPRNPPKFDKIEDMAMMTHLNEPCVLYNLKDRFASWMIYTYSGLFCVVVNPYKWLPVYDAEVVVAYRGKKRIEAPPHIFSVSDNAYQFMLTDRENQSILITGESGAGKTVNTKRVIQYFATIAVTGSKKAEPASGKIQGSLEDQIIAANPLLEAYGNAKTVRNDNSSRFGKFIRIHFGATSKLASADIETYLLEKSRVTFQLSAERSYHIFYQLMTGHKPELLEALLITTNPFDYHMISQGEVTVKSINDTEEFIATDTAIDILGFTADEKFNIYKLTGAVMHHGNMKFKQKQREEQAEPDGNEVADKIAYLLGLNSADMLKALCYPRVKVGNEMVTKGQTVPQVNNSVSALCKSIYEKMFLWMVIRINEMLDTKQARAFFIGVLDIAGFEIFDYNSLEQLCINFTNEKLQQFFNHHMFVLEQEEYKKEGIEWEFIDFGMDLAACIELIEKPMGIFSILEEECMFPKASDTTFKNKLVDQHLGKTKAFEKPKPGKGKAEAHFSLVHYAGTVDYNITGWLDKNKDPLNDSVVQLYQKSANKLLCLLYVAHAGAEESGAGKKGGKKKGGSFQTVSALFRENLGKLMTNLRSTHPHFVRCLIPNESKTPGLMENFLVIHQLRCNGVLEGIRICRKGFPSRILYGDFKQRYKVLNASVIPEGQFIDNKKAAEKLLGSIDVDHTQYKFGHTKVFFKAGLLGTLEEMRDEKLASLVTMTQALCRGYVMRKEFVKMMERREAIYSIQYNIRSFMNVKNWPWMNLYFKIKPLLKSAETEKELQNMKENYEKMKSDLTTALAKKKELEEKMVSLLQEKNDLQLQVASEVENLSDAEERCEGLIKSKIQLEAKLKETSERLEDEEEINAELTAKKRKLEDECSELKKDIDDLELTLAKVEKEKHATENKVKNLTEEMATQDEAIAKLTKEKKALQEAHQQTLDDLQAEEDKVNTLTKAKTKLEQQVDDLEGSLEQEKKLRMDLERAKRKLEGDLKLAQESIMDLENDKQQSDEKIKKKDFEISQLLSKIEDEQSLGAQLQKKIKELQARIEELEEEIEAERSARAKVEKQRADLSRELEEISERLEEAGGATAAQIEMNKKREAEFQKLRRDLEEATLQHESTAAALRKKQADSVAELGEQIDNLQRVKQKLEKEKSEYKMEIDDLSSNMEAVAKAKGNLEKMCRTLEDQLSEIKAKNDENVRQLNDINAQKARLQTENGEFGRQLEEKESLVSQLTRGKQAFTQQIEELKRHIEEEVKAKNALAHAVQSARHDCDLLREQFEEEQEAKAELQRGMSKANSEVAQWRSKYETDAIQRTEELEEAKKKLAQRLQDAEESIEAVNSKCASLEKTKQRLQGEVEDLMIDVERANSLAANLDKKQRNFDKVLAEWKQKYEESQAELEGALKEARSLSTELFKMKNSYEEALDQLETMKRENKNLQQEISDLTEQIGETGKSIHELEKAKKTLETEKSEIQAALEEAEGTLEHEESKILRVQLELNQVKSEIDRKLAEKDEEMEQIKRNSQRVIDSMQSTLDAEVRSRNDALRVKKKMEGDLNEMEIQLSHANRQAAEAQKQLRNVQGQLKDAQLHLDDALRGQEDMKEQVAMVERRNGLMVAEIEELRAALEQTERARKVAEQELVDASERVGLLHSQNTSLLNTKKKLESDLVQVQGEVDDAVQEARNAEEKAKKAITDAAMMAEELKKEQDTSAHLERMKKNLEVTVKDLQHRLDEAENLAMKGGKKQLQKLEQRVRELESEVEGEQRRGADAVKGVRKYERRVKELTYQTEEDKKNLVRLQDLVDKLQLKVKSYKRQAEEAEEQANTHMSRLRKVQHEMEEAQERADIAESQVNKLRVKSRDAGKSDSAE encoded by the exons ATGAGCACAGATGCAGAGATGGAGGCTTATGGCCCAGCGGCCATTTACCTCCGCAAGCCAGAAAGAGAGAGGATAGAGGCTCAGACTGCTCCATTTGATGCCAAAACAGCTTACTTTGTGGTGGATGCTGATGAGATGTATCTCAAGTGCAAAGTTACGAAGAGGGAGGGTGGCAAAGCCACTGTTGAGATAGATGGAGGGAAG acTGTCACGGTGAAAGAGGATGACCTTCATCCCAGGAACCCTCCAAAGTTTGACAAAATTGAGGACATGGCCATGATGACCCACCTCAATGAGCCCTGTGTGCTGTATAACCTCAAAGATCGTTTTGCATCTTGGATGATCTAT aCTTACTCTGGCTTGTTTTGTGTCGTCGTGAACCCCTACAAGTGGCTTCCAGTGTACGATGCTGAAGTTGTTGTGGCTTATAGAGGCAAGAAGAGGATTGAGGCACCCCCTCACATCTTCTCTGTCTCCGACAATGCCTATCAGTTCATGCTCACAG ATCGTGAGAACCAGTCCATCCTCATCAc TGGAGAATCTGGTGCTGGAAAGACTGTTAACACCAAGCGTGTCATCCAGTATTTTGCAACAATTGCAGTGACTGGATCTAAGAAGGCAGAGCCGGCGTCAGGAAAGATACAG GGTTCACTGGAGGATCAGATCATTGCAGCAAACCCTCTGCTGGAGGCCTATGGTAATgccaaaactgtgaggaatgaCAACTCCTCTCGTTTT GGTAAATTCATCAGAATCCATTTCGGAGCCACTAGCAAACTGGCCTCAGCAGATATTGAAACAT ATCTGCTTGAGAAGTCCCGTGTCACCTTCCAGCTGTCTGCTGAGAGGAGCTACCATATCTTCTATCAGCTGATGACAGGCCACAAGCCTGAGCTGCTGG AGGCTTTGTTGATCACCACCAATCCCTTTGACTATCACATGATCAGTCAGGGTGAGGTGACTGTCAAGAGCATAAATGATACTGAGGAGTTCATTGCAACAGAT ACTGCAATTGATATTTTGGGCTTCACTGCTGATGAAAAGTTTAACATCTACAAGCTCACTGGTGCTGTAATGCATCATGGCAACATGAAGTTCAAGCAGAAGCAGCGTGAGGAGCAGGCTGAACCTGATGGCAATGAGG TGGCTGATAAAATCGCCTACCTCCTGGGTCTGAACTCAGCTGATATGCTGAAGGCTCTGTGCTACCCAAGAGTCAAAGTCGGAAATGAGATGGTCACCAAAGGTCAGACCGTCCCACAG GTCAACAATTCAGTCAGCGCTCTGTGCAAATCTATCTATGAGAAAATGTTCTTGTGGATGGTCATCCGTATCAATGAGATGCTGGACACAAAGCAGGCAAGAGCCTTCTTCATTGGAGTCCTGGACATTGCTGGATTCGAGATCTTTGAt TACAACAGTTTGGAGCAGCTCTGCATCAACTTCACTAATGAGAAACTGCAACAGTTCTTCAACCACCACATGTTTGTCCTGGAGCAAGAGGAATACAAGAAAGAAGGCATTGAGTGGGAGTTCATTGACTTTGGTATGGACTTGGCTGCCTGCATCGAGCTCATTGAGAAG CCTATGGGAATCTTCTCCATCCTTGAAGAGGAATGTATGTTCCCCAAAGCTTCGGATACAACTTTTAAGAACAAGCTGGTTGATCAGCATCTTGGCAAGACCAAGGCCTTTGAGAAACCAAAGCCTGGAAAGGGCAAAGCTGAGGCTCACTTCTCCCTGGTTCACTATGCTGGTACAGTGGACTACAACATCACTGGCTGGCTGGACAAGAACAAGGACCCACTGAATGATTCAGTGGTTCAGCTCTACCAGAAGTCTGCAAACAAACTGCTATGTCTTCTCTATGTAGCTCATGCAGGAGCTGAGG aatcTGGTGCTGGAAAGAAGGGTGGCAAGAAGAAGGGTGGTTCCTTCCAGactgtgtctgctctgttcagG GAGAACTTGGGCAAGCTGATGACCAACTTGAGGAGCACTCATCCTCACTTTGTGCGTTGTCTGATTCCCAATGAATCAAAGACCCCAG GTCTTATGGAGAACTTCTTGGTCATCCACCAGCTGAGGTGTAACGGTGTACTGGAGGGCATCAGAATCTGCAGAAAGGGCTTCCCAAGCAGAATCCTCTATGGTGATTTCAAGCAGAG ATACAAAGTATTGAACGCCAGCGTCATCCCTGAGGGACAGTTTATTGACAACAAGAAGGCTGCAGAGAAACTGCTGGGCTCCATTGATGTGGACCACACTCAGTACAAGTTTGGACACACTAAG GTGTTCTTCAAGGCTGGTCTTCTGGGTACTCTTGAGGAGATGAGAGATGAGAAACTGGCTTCACTGGTCACCATGACTCAGGCTCTCTGCAGAGGATATGTCATGAGGAAGGAGTTTGTTAAGATGATGGAGAGGAG AGAGGCTATCTATAGTATTCAGTACAACATCCGTTCATTCATGAATGTCAAGAACTGGCCATGGATGAACCTGTACTTCAAGATCAAGCCTCTGCTGAAGAGTGCTGAGACTGAGAAGGAGTTGCAGAATATGAAGGAGAACTATGAAAAGATGAAATCAGACTTGACTACAGCTTTGGCCAAAAAGAAGGAACTGGAGGAGAAGATGGTCTCCTTGCTCCAGGAGAAGAATGACTTGCAGCTCCAAGTGGCATCA GAAGTTGAGAACCTTTCAGATGCTGAGGAAAGATGTGAAGGGCTGATTAAGAGCAAGATCCAGCTTGAGGCCAAACTCAAGGAGACAAGTGAGAGACTggaggatgaagaggaaatCAATGCTGAGCTGACTGCAaagaagaggaagctggaggatGAATGCTCTGAGCTGAAGAAGGACATTGATGACTTAGAGCTCACCTTGGCTAAAGTGGAGAAGGAGAAACATGCCACTGAAAACAAG GTGAAAAACCTGACAGAGGAGATGGCTACTCAGGATGAGGCCATTGCCAAGTTGACCAAGGAGAAGAAAGCCCTCCAAGAGGCACATCAGCAAACACTAGATGATCTCCAGGCAGAGGAAGACAAAGTCAACACTCTGACCAAGGCCAAGACAAAGCTGGAACAGCAAGTGGACGAT CTTGAGGGTTCACTGGAGCAAGAGAAGAAGCTCCGTATGGACCTTGAGAGAGCCAAGAGGAAGCTTGAAGGAGATCTGAAGCTGGCCCAGGAATCCATCATGGATCTGGAGAATGACAAGCAGCAGTCTGATGAGAAAATCAAGAA GAAGGACTTTGAAATCAGCCAACTTCTCAGCAAGATAGAAGATGAACAGTCGCTTGGTGCTCAGCTTCAGAAAAAGATCAAGGAGCTCCAG GCTCGCATTGAGGAGCTAGAAGAGGAGATTGAGGCTGAGAGGTCTGCTCGAGCTAAAGTAGAGAAGCAGAGAGCTGACCTCTCCAGGGAGCTTGAGGAGATTAGTGAGAGGCTTGAGGAGGCTGGTGGAGCCACAGCTGCTCAGATTGAGATGAACAAGAAGCGTGAGGCTGAGTTCCAGAAGCTGCGCCGTGATCTTGAAGAAGCCACCCTGCAGCATGAATCCACAGCAGCAGCTCTTCGCAAGAAGCAGGCCGACAGCGTTGCTGAGCTGGGAGAACAGATCGACAACCTGCAGCGTGTTAAGCAGAAGCTGGAGAAGGAGAAGAGTGAGTACAAGATGGAGATTGATGACCTGTCCAGCAACATGGAGGCTGTTGCCAAGGCAAAG GGCAATCTGGAGAAAATGTGCAGGACTCTTGAAGACCAACTGAGTGAAATCAAAGCTAAAAATGATGAGAATGTTCGTCAGCTGAATGACATTAATGCACAGAAAGCAAGACTCCAGACAGAGAATG GTGAATTTGGTCGACAGCTTGAGGAGAAAGAATCTCTTGTTTCTCAGCTGACAAGGGGCAAGCAGGCTTTCACTCAGCAGATTGAGGAGCTCAAGAGACACATTGAGGAGGAAGTGAAG GCTAAGAATGCCCTGGCCCATGCTGTTCAGTCGGCCCGCCATGACTGTGATCTGCTCAGAGAGCAGtttgaggaggagcaggaggccaAGGCTGAGCTGCAGAGAGGCATGTCTAAGGCCAACAGTGAGGTGGCTCAGTGGAGGTCCAAATATGAGACTGATGCCATTCAACGcactgaggagctggaggaggccaA GAAAAAGCTTGCCCAGCGTTTGCAGGATGCTGAGGAGTCCATTGAAGCTGTGAACTCTAAGTGTGCCTCTTTAGAGAAGACCAAGCAGAGGCTCCAGGGTGAGGTGGAGGACCTCATGATTGATGTGGAGAGAGCTAATTCTCTGGCTGCCAACCTTGACAAGAAGCAGAGGAACTTTGACAAG GTCCTGGCAGAGTGGAAGCAGAAGTATGAGGAGAGCCAGGCTGAGCTGGAAGGAGCCCTAAAGGAGGCTCGTTCTCTGAGCACTGAGCTGTTCAAGATGAAGAACTCCTATGAAGAGGCGCTGGATCAGCTGGAGACCatgaagagagagaacaagaacCTGCAGC AGGAGATCTCAGATCTGACTGAACAGATAGGTGAGACTGGAAAGAGTATCCATGAGCTGGAGAAAGCTAAAAAGACTTTGGAGACTGAGAAGTCTGAAATTCAGGCTGCACTGGAAGAAGCAGAG gGCACTCTGGAACATGAAGAGTCTAAGATTCTCCGCGTCCAGCTGGAGCTCAACCAGGTCAAGAGTGAGATTGACAGGAAGCTGgcagaaaaagatgaagaaatgGAGCAGATCAAGAGAAACAGCCAAAGGGTGATTGACTCCATGCAGAGCACTCTTGATGCCGAGGTCAGGAGCAGGAATGATGCTCTGAGAgtcaagaagaagatggagggagACCTGAACGAGATGGAGATTCAGCTTAGCCATGCCAACAGGCAGGCTGCTGAGGCCCAGAAACAACTGAGGAACGTCCAAGGACAACTCAAG GATGCCCAACTGCACCTTGATGATGCCCTCAGAGGACAAGAGGACATGAAGGAGCAGGTGGCCATGGTGGAGCGCAGGAACGGTCTGATGGTGGCTGAGATTGAGGAGCTTAGAGCCGCTCTGGAGCAGACAGAAAGAGCACGTAAAGTGGCTGAGCAGGAGTTGGTTGATGCCAGTGAGCGTGTCGGACTGCTTCACTCTCAG AACACCAGCCTTCTGAACaccaagaagaagctggaaagTGATCTGGTACAGGTTCAGGGTGAAGTGGATGATGCCGTTCAGGAAGCAAGAAACGCTGAGGAGAAGGCCAAAAAGGCTATTACTGAT GCTGCCATGATGGCTgaggagctgaagaaggagCAAGACACCAGCGCTCACCTGGAGAGGATGAAGAAGAACCTGGAGGTCACAGTCAAAGACCTGCAGCATCGCCTGGATGAGGCTGAGAACCTCGCCATGAAGGGTGGGAAGAAACAGCTCCAGAAACTGGAGCAGAGG GTTCGTGAATTGGAGTCTGAGGTTGAAGGTGAGCAGAGACGTGGAGCTGATGCTGTTAAAGGAGTCCGCAAATATGAGAGGAGAGTAAAGGAGCTGACCTACCAG ACTGAGGAGGACAAGAAGAATTTGGTCAGGCTTCAGGATCTGGTGGACAAGCTCCAGCTTAAAGTCAAGTCCTACAAGAGACAGGCTGAGGAGGCT GAGGAGCAGGCCAACACCCACATGTCCAGGCTCAGGAAGGTCCAGCATGAGATGGAGGAAGCTCAGGAGCGTGCTGACATTGCTGAGTCTCAGGTCAACAAGCTCAGAGTCAAGAGCCGTGATGCTGGAAAg TCGGATTCTGCAGAGTAA